From the Magnetospirillum sp. WYHS-4 genome, one window contains:
- a CDS encoding zinc-finger domain-containing protein, with protein sequence MAAEDTVTTDSRHVACDGGGGPQGHPRVFLTIEGDEKICPYCSRRFVLAEEGRRHGGGH encoded by the coding sequence ATGGCAGCCGAAGACACCGTCACCACCGACAGCCGCCACGTGGCCTGCGACGGCGGCGGCGGCCCGCAAGGCCATCCGCGCGTCTTTTTGACCATCGAAGGCGACGAAAAGATCTGCCCCTACTGCTCGCGCCGCTTCGTGCTCGCCGAGGAAGGCCGCAGGCACGGCGGCGGGCATTGA
- a CDS encoding sulfoxide reductase heme-binding subunit YedZ has protein sequence MRPWDKRLAFAACLLPLAWLVLQAATGGLGANPIETGTRFLGDWALRFLLLTLAVTPLRHLTGWTGWMRYRRMLGLFCFFYAGLHMTSYVALDQFFDWAAIGRDLAKRRYMTIGMATLALLLPLAATSTDAMVRRLGGPRWKKLHRLVYPAAILAVLHFTLMVKGPPLEPAAYGLVLALLLGWRAWRLRRHSPS, from the coding sequence ATGCGCCCCTGGGACAAGCGCTTGGCCTTCGCCGCCTGCCTGCTGCCGCTTGCCTGGCTCGTCCTTCAGGCGGCGACCGGCGGCCTGGGGGCCAATCCCATCGAGACCGGCACCCGCTTCCTGGGCGATTGGGCCCTGCGCTTCCTGCTGCTGACCCTGGCCGTCACGCCGCTTCGCCACCTGACGGGATGGACCGGATGGATGCGCTACCGGCGGATGCTGGGACTGTTCTGTTTCTTCTACGCCGGCCTGCACATGACCAGCTACGTGGCGCTGGACCAGTTTTTCGACTGGGCGGCCATCGGCCGGGATCTGGCGAAGCGCCGCTACATGACCATCGGCATGGCAACCCTGGCCCTGCTGCTGCCCCTGGCCGCCACCTCGACCGACGCCATGGTCCGCCGCTTGGGCGGGCCGCGCTGGAAGAAGCTGCACCGGCTGGTGTATCCGGCGGCGATCCTCGCGGTTCTCCACTTCACCCTGATGGTCAAGGGACCGCCCCTGGAGCCCGCCGCTTACGGCCTCGTCCTGGCCCTGTTGCTGGGCTGGCGGGCTTGGCGGCTTCGGAGACATTCGCCTTCGTGA
- the msrP gene encoding protein-methionine-sulfoxide reductase catalytic subunit MsrP, whose product MPKSPVAVPLIRPSEITAPSVFASRRHFLAGAAAGLILGPGPAVAGAKLEAAVKTRPPVSEPLTEKESATSYTNFIELGGGKTGPSANAGDLRTRPWTVTIDGLVRRPATVDLDDLIRPHPLEERIYRLRCVETWSMVIPWLGFPLADVLKRFEPLGSARYVAFESLMDPDRLPRQAVPLYPWPYREGLRLDEALHPLTLLAIGMYGEELMPQNGAPIRLVVPWKYGFKSIKSVVRITLTEQRPLTLWNDLQPAEYGFWANVNPDVDHPRWSQAKERRIGDFFRRKTLPFNGYAEEVAPLYSGMDLKKNY is encoded by the coding sequence ATGCCGAAATCGCCTGTTGCCGTACCTTTGATTCGCCCGTCCGAAATCACGGCGCCGTCCGTCTTCGCTTCCCGGCGCCACTTCCTGGCCGGAGCCGCGGCAGGCCTTATCCTTGGGCCGGGACCAGCGGTAGCGGGGGCGAAACTGGAAGCCGCGGTCAAGACCCGTCCTCCGGTCTCCGAGCCGCTAACCGAGAAGGAATCCGCCACCAGCTACACCAACTTCATCGAACTGGGCGGGGGGAAGACCGGCCCGTCGGCCAACGCCGGAGATCTGCGGACCCGCCCTTGGACGGTGACGATCGATGGCTTGGTACGTCGGCCGGCCACCGTCGATCTGGACGATCTGATCCGCCCCCACCCGTTGGAGGAACGAATCTACCGCCTGCGTTGCGTCGAGACCTGGTCCATGGTCATCCCCTGGCTGGGTTTTCCCTTGGCCGACGTCCTCAAGCGATTCGAGCCCCTGGGATCGGCCCGCTATGTCGCCTTCGAATCCCTGATGGACCCCGACCGCCTGCCGCGCCAGGCTGTTCCGCTTTATCCCTGGCCGTACCGGGAAGGGCTGCGCCTGGACGAGGCCTTGCATCCCCTGACCCTCCTGGCGATCGGGATGTACGGCGAGGAACTGATGCCCCAGAATGGGGCGCCCATCCGCTTGGTGGTGCCCTGGAAATACGGTTTCAAGAGCATCAAATCGGTGGTCCGCATCACCTTGACGGAGCAACGCCCCCTTACCCTCTGGAACGACCTGCAACCGGCCGAGTACGGATTCTGGGCGAACGTCAACCCCGACGTCGACCATCCCCGCTGGAGCCAGGCGAAGGAACGCCGCATCGGCGATTTCTTCCGCCGCAAGACCCTGCCCTTCAACGGCTATGCCGAGGAGGTCGCCCCGCTTTATTCGGGCATGGACCTGAAGAAGAATTATTGA
- a CDS encoding porin, translating into MASMKTIRLAALATTALAGLGMAAAPAAASEKIKLQLGGFFGQVVGYADQDDDYERASLTNYKNFDQKSASEIHVKGETKLDNGIAVGMRVEFESDSFNGDNGTNGNRAFDETFMYLESEMLGRLELGTTSGPAWNLGHRAPNASIIGLNTGDIWVGTVYLALPANHSARGAMGATGADDSSMYNRVNYITPRLMGLAAGLTYVPDAAANNNAAINKNAAAFNGSYWSGTLAYDETIMGVKVGVDGHYARRGVDAATNVIDAKTEWVGGGLNLSYADVTLGGSYERQLSKNATRYNAATTTTSMDGWKWDLGLTYALGPHTFGVTYTKGQTQGAILTKGDDEYSEWVVGYNFNLGPGVDFNASVFRGNYENEVGGAANENDGYGVQAGVLLTF; encoded by the coding sequence ATGGCTAGCATGAAGACCATCCGCCTCGCGGCCCTCGCCACCACCGCCTTGGCTGGCCTCGGCATGGCAGCCGCCCCGGCCGCCGCATCCGAGAAGATCAAGCTGCAGCTGGGCGGCTTCTTCGGCCAAGTCGTAGGCTACGCCGATCAGGACGACGATTACGAGCGGGCCAGCCTCACCAACTACAAGAATTTCGACCAGAAGTCGGCCTCCGAAATCCACGTCAAGGGCGAGACCAAGCTGGACAACGGCATCGCCGTCGGCATGCGGGTCGAGTTCGAATCCGACAGCTTCAACGGAGACAACGGCACCAACGGCAACCGGGCCTTCGACGAAACATTCATGTACTTGGAATCGGAGATGCTGGGCCGGCTCGAACTGGGCACCACTTCGGGGCCCGCCTGGAACCTGGGCCACCGCGCGCCGAACGCCTCCATCATCGGCTTGAACACGGGCGACATCTGGGTTGGTACGGTCTATTTGGCCCTGCCGGCCAACCACAGCGCCCGCGGCGCCATGGGGGCCACCGGTGCCGACGACAGCAGCATGTACAACCGTGTCAATTACATCACGCCGCGGTTGATGGGCTTGGCTGCCGGTCTGACCTACGTTCCGGATGCGGCCGCCAACAACAATGCGGCCATCAACAAGAATGCCGCGGCTTTCAACGGTTCCTACTGGTCCGGCACCCTGGCCTACGACGAGACCATCATGGGCGTGAAGGTCGGCGTGGACGGCCACTACGCCCGGCGCGGCGTCGATGCGGCCACCAACGTGATCGATGCCAAGACCGAGTGGGTCGGCGGCGGCCTGAACCTTAGCTACGCGGATGTGACCCTGGGCGGCAGTTACGAACGCCAGCTCAGCAAGAACGCGACCCGTTACAACGCGGCCACCACGACGACTTCCATGGACGGCTGGAAATGGGACCTGGGCCTGACCTATGCCCTGGGCCCTCACACCTTCGGCGTGACCTACACCAAGGGCCAGACCCAGGGTGCCATTCTCACCAAGGGTGACGACGAGTATTCGGAATGGGTGGTCGGCTACAACTTCAACCTCGGGCCCGGAGTCGACTTCAACGCGTCGGTCTTCCGCGGCAACTATGAAAACGAAGTCGGCGGCGCCGCCAACGAGAACGACGGCTACGGCGTCCAGGCCGGCGTCCTGCTGACCTTCTAA
- a CDS encoding T3SS effector HopA1 family protein — protein MPDLDDFKLGAKAILDQRDANGTLALAADFNAAVNEIYRVYVNNPVAGRKVPLADSPWTLLCCIHFLGPLRNAMVRVGTAATGVNLRIQTNVGFVNTDGDTLADTFNTVEDLDFDPPDVASSASRYMHFRGQGHGVVNTDWRVGINVRPASVADAVAALLPLTLNQANLRSMKFLGPGNAGKLDTVVVYLHRDGNYANLRQAIVDAVTDAGLALQNRKPLMWNGVQAGIFEGGEPPAGGGSFGKYRSKIAMAAYLRARAAAHPVTNIAFSNELDAALTAFGIDPANPWQQVPPPGGGAVLRGQLNGFYNVGVV, from the coding sequence ATGCCCGACCTCGACGACTTCAAATTGGGTGCCAAGGCCATCCTGGACCAGCGCGACGCCAACGGCACCTTGGCCCTGGCGGCCGATTTCAATGCCGCCGTCAACGAAATCTACCGGGTCTATGTCAACAATCCGGTGGCGGGCCGGAAGGTGCCATTGGCCGACAGTCCCTGGACGCTTCTGTGCTGCATCCATTTCCTGGGCCCCTTGCGCAACGCCATGGTGCGCGTCGGCACGGCCGCCACGGGGGTCAATCTCAGGATCCAGACCAACGTGGGCTTCGTCAACACGGACGGCGACACCTTGGCCGACACCTTCAATACCGTCGAGGATCTGGACTTCGATCCGCCGGACGTGGCCTCGTCCGCCAGCCGGTACATGCACTTCCGCGGCCAGGGCCACGGGGTGGTGAATACCGACTGGCGGGTCGGGATCAATGTCCGGCCGGCCAGCGTCGCCGACGCGGTGGCGGCCTTGCTGCCGCTCACCCTGAACCAGGCGAACCTGCGGTCCATGAAGTTTTTGGGGCCGGGAAACGCGGGGAAGCTGGACACGGTGGTCGTCTACCTCCATCGCGATGGCAACTATGCCAACTTGCGCCAAGCCATCGTGGACGCCGTGACCGACGCCGGCTTGGCGCTGCAGAACCGCAAGCCGCTGATGTGGAACGGCGTCCAGGCCGGAATCTTCGAAGGCGGCGAGCCGCCGGCGGGCGGCGGCAGTTTCGGAAAATATCGTTCGAAGATCGCCATGGCCGCTTATCTGAGGGCGCGGGCGGCCGCCCATCCGGTGACCAACATCGCCTTTTCCAACGAACTGGACGCGGCGCTTACCGCCTTCGGCATCGATCCGGCCAATCCGTGGCAGCAGGTGCCGCCGCCGGGGGGCGGAGCGGTCCTACGCGGGCAGCTCAACGGTTTCTACAACGTCGGGGTTGTGTAG
- a CDS encoding disulfide oxidoreductase — translation MQIDTSRERARITAVLGPTNTGKTHFAMERMLGHASGMIGFPLRLLARENYERAVKIKGSGQVALITGEEKIVPAHPRYFLCTVEAMPADRPVAFLAVDEVQMCADPDRGHVFTERLLHARGLQETMFMGAETVRPLLRRLVPDAEFVVRPRLSTLSYAGQRKLTRLPARSAVVAFSTTDVYTIAELVRRQRGGTAVVLGALSPRTRNAQVAMYQAGEVDYLVATDAIGMGLNMDVDHVAFAATRKFDGRLARDLTPSELAQIAGRAGRHMNDGTFGTTAEIGPLAPEVVERIEGHAFEPLRYLFWRNPRLRFGSIEALQKSLTQPPPAQGLVRAREADDELALKILLRDEAVRRAAAAPDRVRLLWDVARIPDFGKVQPEAHARLLARIFGFLAGAEARLPTDWVAAQVARIDRTDGDIETLMQRIAHIRTWTYVSHRADWMKDAGHWQGVTRQMEDRLSDALHERLTQRFVDRRTAVLVSRLKENKKLLAAVDAEGWVLVEGLPVGRMDGFRFHPEGPDAGTAARAVSAATRKALASETARRIHLLESDGDEAFALQTDRSLAWRGATVGRLVPGGTDLKPQVDVPAFDLLAGDDRERIRRRLAAFVEAQVRRRLAPLAALESADLSGPARGIAFHLMESLGSFPRGRVEDQVAGLAKADRKALAALGVRIGRESVFLPALLKPDALALRALLWSVAAGQGPFHPPPAGRTAVPKPPGLPQAFLEAVGFRVLGPLALRLDILERLGDALWVLKPPFSPPADLANLLGCGAAELEGVLRALGFKAKPNAAGKALFIPPRGRKAARIVRDKPDSPFAMLRTLVRPERATF, via the coding sequence ATGCAGATCGACACCTCGCGCGAGCGCGCCCGCATCACGGCGGTGCTGGGGCCGACCAACACCGGCAAGACCCACTTCGCCATGGAGCGCATGCTCGGGCATGCCTCGGGAATGATCGGCTTTCCGCTACGCCTGCTGGCGCGCGAGAACTACGAACGCGCGGTCAAGATCAAGGGCTCCGGACAGGTGGCGCTGATTACCGGCGAGGAAAAGATCGTTCCCGCCCATCCGCGCTATTTCCTCTGCACCGTCGAGGCCATGCCCGCCGACCGGCCGGTGGCCTTCCTGGCGGTGGATGAAGTCCAGATGTGCGCCGACCCCGACCGCGGCCATGTCTTCACCGAACGGCTTCTGCACGCCCGTGGCCTGCAGGAGACCATGTTCATGGGCGCCGAGACTGTCCGCCCCCTGCTCCGGCGGCTGGTTCCCGATGCCGAGTTCGTCGTCCGCCCGCGCCTGTCGACCCTGTCCTATGCCGGCCAGCGCAAGCTCACCCGCCTGCCGGCGCGTTCCGCCGTGGTCGCCTTTTCCACCACCGACGTCTACACCATCGCCGAACTGGTGCGCCGCCAGCGGGGCGGCACCGCCGTGGTGCTGGGGGCGCTGAGCCCGCGCACCCGCAACGCCCAGGTCGCCATGTACCAGGCCGGAGAGGTGGACTATCTGGTGGCGACCGACGCCATCGGCATGGGCCTGAACATGGATGTCGACCACGTGGCCTTCGCCGCCACCCGCAAGTTCGACGGCCGCCTGGCCCGCGACCTGACGCCGTCCGAACTGGCCCAGATCGCCGGACGCGCCGGACGGCACATGAACGACGGCACCTTCGGCACCACGGCCGAGATCGGCCCCCTGGCCCCCGAGGTGGTCGAACGCATCGAGGGCCACGCCTTCGAGCCCCTGCGCTACCTGTTCTGGCGCAATCCGAGGCTGCGCTTCGGCTCGATCGAGGCCTTGCAGAAGAGCCTGACCCAGCCGCCGCCCGCCCAGGGCCTGGTCAGGGCCCGCGAGGCCGACGACGAACTGGCGCTGAAGATCCTGCTGCGGGACGAAGCGGTGCGGCGCGCCGCCGCCGCGCCGGACAGGGTCCGCCTGCTGTGGGATGTAGCCCGCATCCCCGACTTCGGCAAGGTGCAGCCCGAAGCCCATGCGCGCCTGCTGGCCCGCATCTTCGGCTTCCTGGCTGGCGCCGAGGCCCGTCTGCCCACCGACTGGGTGGCGGCCCAGGTGGCCCGCATCGACCGGACCGACGGCGACATCGAGACCCTGATGCAGCGCATCGCCCATATCCGCACCTGGACCTACGTCTCGCACCGCGCCGACTGGATGAAGGACGCCGGCCACTGGCAGGGCGTCACCCGCCAGATGGAGGATCGTCTATCCGACGCCCTGCATGAGCGGCTCACCCAGCGCTTCGTCGACCGCCGCACCGCCGTCCTGGTCAGCCGGCTTAAGGAGAACAAGAAGCTTCTGGCCGCCGTGGACGCCGAAGGCTGGGTTCTGGTGGAAGGCCTTCCGGTCGGCCGCATGGACGGATTCCGCTTCCACCCCGAGGGGCCGGATGCCGGAACGGCGGCCCGCGCCGTTTCGGCTGCCACCCGCAAGGCCCTGGCCTCCGAGACCGCAAGGCGCATCCATCTGCTGGAAAGCGACGGCGACGAGGCCTTCGCCCTCCAGACCGACCGGTCGCTGGCATGGCGCGGCGCCACGGTGGGACGGCTGGTTCCCGGCGGTACGGACCTGAAGCCTCAGGTCGACGTCCCCGCCTTCGACTTGTTGGCGGGCGACGACCGGGAGCGGATTCGCCGCCGCTTGGCCGCCTTCGTCGAGGCCCAGGTCCGGCGCCGCCTGGCACCCCTGGCCGCCCTGGAATCCGCCGATTTGTCCGGTCCGGCGCGGGGCATCGCCTTTCATCTCATGGAATCCCTGGGGTCCTTTCCGCGCGGCCGGGTGGAAGACCAAGTGGCCGGGCTTGCCAAGGCGGATCGCAAGGCCCTGGCCGCCCTGGGGGTGCGCATCGGCCGGGAAAGCGTCTTTCTGCCCGCGCTGCTGAAGCCGGATGCGCTCGCTCTCCGAGCCCTGCTCTGGAGCGTCGCGGCAGGTCAGGGTCCTTTCCATCCGCCGCCTGCCGGGCGCACCGCCGTGCCCAAGCCCCCCGGCCTGCCCCAGGCCTTCCTGGAAGCGGTGGGCTTCCGGGTGCTGGGGCCCCTGGCGCTCAGGCTCGACATCCTGGAACGGCTGGGCGATGCCCTCTGGGTCCTGAAGCCGCCCTTTTCCCCGCCGGCCGACCTTGCCAACCTGCTGGGCTGCGGGGCGGCGGAACTGGAAGGCGTGCTGCGCGCGTTGGGCTTCAAGGCCAAGCCGAATGCCGCGGGTAAGGCCCTGTTTATCCCGCCGCGCGGGCGAAAGGCGGCCCGGATCGTCCGCGACAAACCGGATTCGCCGTTTGCCATGCTGCGCACCCTGGTACGGCCCGAAAGGGCGACATTCTGA
- the polA gene encoding DNA polymerase I, producing MNAPRHVFLIDGSGFIFRAFHALPPMTRGDGTPVNAVYGFTAMLMKLLDETDADHIAVVFDTARRTFRNEIYPDYKAHRPPAPEDLVPQFPLMREAAKALNVASVEMEGFEADDLIATYARLARGQGAEVTIVSSDKDLMQLVGPGVTLLDAMKNKIVGPAEVAEKFGVGPDKVIEVQALAGDSSDNVPGVEGIGLKTAAQLINEYGDLETLLAHASEIPQPKRREKLLEQADRARVSKRLVTLRDDVPVPVPLADFRVKRPDPAALLDFIKAQSFRSLIAKAEARLKTAGPAPASPPQTEYVLVQDVEALKTWIAAAKAKGVVAFDTETTSLDSMQAELVGFSLCCEPGRACYVPLAHKARGAPQAAFDFGDGGGMAGGGALVEGQIRKEAALALLKDLLEDDSVLKVGHNIKYDMQILARLGVGIRPIDDTMLLSYVLEGGLHGHGMDELAELYLGRRTIRYKEVVGSGRGQTTFDFVPLEKARDYAAEDAEVTLAFHRVLKPRLAAERLSTVYETLERPLVPILEAMERAGIKVDATQLRALSDDFARRMAALEREIHALAGRPFNLASPKQLGEILFDEMGLQGGKKGKTGAYSTDAGVLEELAELGHDLPGRLLDWRQIAKLKGTYTDALAAQIDPATGRVHTSFAMAATSTGRLASSDPNLQNIPVRTEEGRKIRRAFVAEKGHLLLSADYSQIELRLLAHVAGIDALKDAFRRGLDIHALTASQVFGVPLDGMDPAYRRRAKAINFGIVYGISAFGLARQLGISNGEAARYIEAYFAQYPGIQAYMERTKEEARKGGFVTTLFGRRCHIQGLNDRNPNVKGFAERAAINAPIQGGAADVIKRAMVRLPAVLERAGLKARMLLQVHDELVFEVPEAEARDTAALVKGVMEGAASLDVPLVVDTGIAPSWDEAH from the coding sequence TTGAACGCCCCCCGCCACGTCTTTTTGATCGACGGTTCGGGATTCATCTTTCGGGCCTTCCATGCCCTGCCGCCCATGACCCGCGGCGACGGGACGCCGGTGAACGCGGTCTATGGCTTCACCGCCATGCTGATGAAGCTGCTGGACGAGACCGACGCCGATCACATCGCCGTGGTCTTCGATACCGCCCGGCGCACCTTCCGCAACGAGATCTATCCCGACTACAAGGCTCACCGGCCCCCGGCGCCCGAGGACCTGGTGCCCCAGTTCCCCCTGATGCGGGAAGCGGCGAAGGCGCTCAACGTGGCGTCCGTCGAGATGGAAGGCTTCGAGGCCGACGACCTGATCGCTACTTATGCCCGCCTGGCCCGCGGGCAGGGGGCGGAGGTGACCATCGTTTCCTCCGACAAGGACCTGATGCAGTTGGTGGGGCCCGGCGTCACCCTGCTGGACGCCATGAAGAACAAGATCGTCGGGCCGGCGGAAGTGGCTGAAAAATTCGGCGTCGGCCCCGACAAGGTGATCGAGGTCCAGGCTCTGGCCGGCGATTCCTCGGACAACGTGCCGGGCGTCGAAGGCATCGGCCTGAAGACGGCGGCCCAGCTTATCAACGAATACGGCGACCTGGAAACCCTGCTGGCCCATGCGTCCGAAATCCCCCAGCCCAAGCGGCGCGAAAAGCTCCTGGAACAGGCGGACCGCGCCCGCGTCTCCAAGCGTCTGGTGACGCTTCGCGACGACGTGCCGGTGCCGGTGCCCTTGGCCGATTTCCGGGTCAAGCGGCCCGATCCGGCGGCGCTGCTGGACTTCATCAAAGCCCAGTCCTTCCGTTCGCTGATCGCCAAGGCCGAGGCGCGGCTGAAGACGGCCGGCCCCGCTCCCGCCTCGCCACCGCAGACCGAATACGTCCTGGTGCAGGACGTGGAGGCGCTGAAGACCTGGATCGCCGCGGCCAAGGCCAAGGGGGTCGTGGCCTTCGATACCGAGACCACGTCGCTGGATTCCATGCAGGCGGAACTGGTGGGTTTTTCCTTGTGCTGCGAGCCGGGCCGGGCCTGCTACGTGCCCCTCGCCCACAAGGCCCGGGGGGCGCCCCAGGCGGCCTTCGACTTCGGCGACGGCGGCGGGATGGCCGGGGGCGGTGCCTTGGTGGAAGGCCAGATCCGCAAGGAGGCGGCGCTCGCCCTGCTCAAGGACCTGCTGGAAGACGACTCGGTCCTCAAGGTCGGCCACAACATCAAGTACGACATGCAGATCCTGGCCCGGCTTGGGGTGGGCATCCGGCCCATCGATGACACCATGCTGCTGTCCTACGTGCTCGAAGGCGGGCTGCACGGCCACGGCATGGACGAACTGGCGGAGCTTTACCTGGGCCGGCGCACCATCCGCTACAAGGAGGTGGTGGGCAGCGGGCGCGGCCAGACCACCTTCGACTTCGTGCCTTTGGAAAAGGCCCGCGACTATGCGGCCGAGGACGCCGAGGTGACGCTCGCCTTCCATAGGGTGCTCAAGCCCCGTCTGGCGGCGGAGCGCCTGTCCACCGTCTACGAGACCCTGGAACGGCCCCTGGTGCCCATCCTGGAAGCCATGGAACGGGCCGGCATCAAGGTGGACGCCACCCAGTTGCGGGCCTTGAGCGACGATTTCGCCCGCCGCATGGCGGCGCTGGAACGGGAAATCCACGCCCTTGCCGGCCGGCCGTTCAATCTGGCCTCGCCCAAGCAACTGGGCGAGATACTGTTCGACGAAATGGGCCTGCAGGGCGGCAAGAAGGGCAAGACCGGGGCCTATTCCACCGACGCCGGGGTGCTGGAGGAACTGGCCGAACTGGGCCACGACCTGCCGGGCCGCCTGCTGGACTGGCGCCAGATCGCCAAGCTGAAGGGCACCTACACCGACGCCCTGGCCGCGCAGATCGACCCCGCGACGGGCCGGGTGCACACGTCCTTCGCCATGGCGGCGACCTCGACCGGGCGGCTGGCCTCGTCCGATCCCAACCTGCAGAACATCCCGGTGCGGACCGAGGAAGGCCGCAAGATCCGCCGCGCCTTCGTCGCCGAAAAGGGCCACCTGCTGCTGTCGGCCGACTATTCGCAGATCGAACTGCGCCTGCTGGCCCATGTGGCGGGCATCGACGCCCTGAAGGATGCCTTCCGCCGGGGCCTGGACATCCATGCCCTGACGGCTTCCCAGGTCTTCGGGGTGCCGCTGGACGGTATGGACCCGGCCTACCGGCGGCGCGCCAAGGCGATCAATTTCGGCATCGTCTACGGCATTTCCGCCTTCGGCCTGGCCCGCCAACTGGGGATATCCAATGGCGAGGCGGCGCGCTACATCGAGGCCTATTTCGCCCAGTACCCCGGCATCCAGGCCTACATGGAACGCACCAAGGAGGAAGCCCGCAAAGGCGGCTTCGTCACCACCCTGTTCGGGCGGCGCTGCCACATCCAGGGGCTGAACGACCGCAACCCCAACGTCAAGGGCTTCGCCGAACGGGCGGCGATCAACGCTCCCATCCAGGGGGGCGCCGCCGACGTCATCAAGCGCGCCATGGTGCGCCTGCCGGCGGTCCTGGAAAGGGCGGGTCTCAAGGCCCGCATGCTGCTCCAGGTGCACGACGAACTGGTCTTCGAGGTGCCCGAGGCCGAAGCCCGGGATACCGCCGCCCTGGTCAAGGGCGTCATGGAAGGGGCGGCGTCCCTGGACGTTCCTTTGGTGGTCGACACCGGCATCGCCCCGTCCTGGGACGAGGCGCACTGA